A portion of the Punica granatum isolate Tunisia-2019 chromosome 7, ASM765513v2, whole genome shotgun sequence genome contains these proteins:
- the LOC116215319 gene encoding berberine bridge enzyme-like 14 — protein MSAPRDEGFVVLRFFVFLTAVLYVSCSPLADPADLLMQCLQDYFPESYPFSGVVYLQNSSSFQSVAQSYARNSRFLSSSILNPSAVIVAKNDAHVKGTVICSKKVSLEIRIRSGGHDYEGLSYVSKVPYVILDLYDLRSISLNLKDKTAWIDTGATTGELYYAIANATKTYAFPAGVCTMLGAGGHFSGGGYGNLMRKYGLSVDNIIDAKIVNVNGEILDRKLMGEDLFWAIRGGGGASFGVILSWKIKLVPVPERVTGFSFSRTLEQGATDLVVKWQQVADTIDDDLFIRLQITAANGTQPGKKTVSANFVALFLGQTPRLLSVMNESFPELGLREKDCIEMSWVESLLFYFGVPKNTSIDFLLQRGLDKKFFFKRKSDFVRESIPKEGLEAVWEKVIEAGSVMMQWNPYGGMMARINESATPFPHRAGIKFKVQYIVNWFAENATKANLDQTDAVYDAMTPYVSKSPREAFLNYRDLDIGINRDGKFCEAEVYGLKYFKGNFDRLVRVKTAVDPENFFKNEQSIPTLSKNY, from the coding sequence ATGAGCGCCCCTCGTGACGAAGGATTCGTAGTCCTACGCTTCTTTGTGTTCCTCACGGCGGTACTCTATGTCTCGTGTTCTCCGCTGGCAGATCCCGCTGATTTGTTGATGCAGTGCCTGCAGGACTATTTCCCGGAATCCTACCCATTCTCTGGGGTCGTCTACCTCCAGAACAGCTCCTCGTTCCAATCAGTTGCTCAATCTTATGCAAGGAACTCCCGTTTCCTAAGCTCCTCAATCCTGAATCCCAGCGCTGTAATAGTCGCCAAGAATGATGCCCATGTCAAGGGGACCGTTATTTGCTCGAAGAAGGTCTCCTTGGAGATCAGGATCCGTAGCGGGGGTCATGATTATGAGGGCCTCTCATATGTCTCCAAGGTCCCTTATGTGATCCTCGACCTGTACGATCTCCGTTCGATCTCCCTCAACCTGAAGGATAAGACCGCATGGATCGATACAGGGGCCACAACCGGTGAGTTGTACTACGCCATCGCCAACGCGACTAAGACTTACGCCTTCCCAGCTGGAGTTTGCACAATGCTGGGCGCAGGCGGGCATTTCTCTGGTGGAGGGTACGGGAATTTAATGAGAAAATATGGCCTCTCGGTGGACAATATTATCGATGCAAAGATAGTCAACGTGAACGGGGAGATCTTAGATAGAAAATTGATGGGAGAGGATCTATTCTGGGCAATCCGGGGAGGAGGCGGGGCCAGTTTCGGTGTCATCCTCTCGTGGAAGATTAAACTGGTCCCGGTCCCTGAACGGGTGACGGGTTTTTCATTTTCGAGGACTCTCGAACAAGGAGCAACTGACCTTGTCGTGAAATGGCAGCAAGTGGCTGATACTATTGATGACGACCTCTTCATCAGGCTGCAGATAACAGCTGCCAATGGGACCCAACCCGGGAAGAAGACCGTGAGCGCAAACTTCGTAGCCCTTTTCCTAGGGCAGACCCCAAGACTGCTGTCTGTGATGAATGAAAGCTTTCCGGAGTTGGGTTTGCGAGAAAAGGATTGCATCGAAATGAGCTGGGTGGAGTCACTGCTCTTCTATTTCGGCGTACCAAAGAATACTTCCATCGACTTTCTGCTTCAGAGGGGCCTGGACAAAAAGTTTTTCTTCAAGCGGAAGTCCGATTTTGTTAGGGAGTCCATCCCAAAGGAGGGTTTGGAAGCAGTGTGGGAGAAGGTGATCGAGGCCGGGAGCGTGATGATGCAATGGAACCCATATGGTGGGATGATGGCCCGAATCAACGAGTCTGCCACTCCcttcccccacagggccggaATCAAGTTTAAAGTCCAGTATATCGTCAACTGGTTTGCCGAGAATGCGACGAAGGCCAACTTGGACCAGACGGATGCGGTCTATGATGCCATGACTCCTTACGTCTCCAAATCACCAAGAGAGGCTTTCTTGAACTATAGAGACCTCGACATTGGGATCAATAGGGACGGTAAATTCTGTGAGGCAGAGGTTTACGGGTTGAAGTACTTCAAGGGCAATTTCGACAGACTCGTTCGGGTCAAGACCGCAGTCGATCCTGAAAATTTTTTCAAGAATGAACAGAGCATTCCAACTCTTAGCAAGAATTACTGA